A region of Paenibacillus sp. JNUCC-31 DNA encodes the following proteins:
- a CDS encoding Ger(x)C family spore germination protein, whose protein sequence is MNACKSVLLIMATAVLLFSTGCWDRKEVNDLAIVRTAGLDLKNNGEIELSLEIVIPKEGGGKTQQGMSNSKSSGSTLIWSASGATAADAASELQIKLSRTVYWGQLEILVVGEALSRSQLREQLDYLVRDSNVRLRVQPFVCKGTARDFLASAPPLEKTRADFLGGESEQLFRRPITLNNLVQNLGNTSNEAFLPYVDTTQDGGKSVPYVKGYAAFSSYRMAGLIQGESYSGAKWILEQVSGDVETVKLDRPSSPLISLGVLFSSTRIDPKLVGEIPRMDIVIEAEMSLMQNTTRFKTMDSKFIRNVEEAAVDKIRQKAETTIKQAQKMRADIFGFGEEIERHNPRKWKHIHDQWERIYPSIQANVQVKVRIRQIGMNSVPVGKS, encoded by the coding sequence ATGAATGCTTGTAAGAGTGTATTACTCATCATGGCAACAGCCGTTTTACTGTTTTCGACGGGCTGCTGGGATCGAAAGGAAGTTAATGATCTGGCGATTGTAAGGACTGCTGGTTTGGACCTAAAGAACAATGGGGAGATTGAATTGTCACTGGAGATTGTGATTCCTAAGGAGGGAGGGGGAAAAACACAACAGGGCATGAGCAACTCTAAAAGTAGCGGTTCGACTTTGATTTGGTCCGCTTCAGGAGCAACTGCGGCGGATGCTGCTTCTGAGCTGCAGATTAAGCTGTCCCGCACTGTTTATTGGGGGCAGCTTGAAATATTGGTCGTCGGAGAGGCGTTGTCTCGCAGCCAGCTTAGGGAACAATTGGATTATCTTGTCCGCGACAGCAATGTTCGTCTGCGGGTTCAGCCATTCGTCTGCAAGGGGACAGCACGCGATTTTCTCGCTTCCGCCCCCCCGCTCGAAAAAACTAGAGCGGATTTTCTAGGTGGTGAATCCGAGCAGCTCTTTCGTAGACCCATAACACTTAATAACCTTGTACAGAATCTCGGAAATACCTCAAATGAGGCATTTTTACCTTACGTCGATACTACGCAAGACGGCGGGAAAAGCGTCCCCTATGTGAAAGGTTATGCTGCCTTTTCTAGTTACCGTATGGCCGGATTGATTCAAGGAGAGTCCTACTCTGGAGCTAAATGGATATTGGAACAAGTGAGCGGCGACGTTGAGACGGTGAAGCTGGATAGGCCCTCTTCTCCGCTCATTTCACTTGGAGTCCTTTTTTCCAGCACCCGGATCGATCCTAAACTTGTGGGAGAAATACCGCGTATGGACATTGTGATTGAAGCCGAAATGAGCCTCATGCAGAATACGACTCGCTTTAAAACAATGGATTCGAAATTTATTCGCAATGTCGAAGAGGCGGCGGTCGACAAAATCCGCCAAAAGGCGGAGACAACGATCAAGCAAGCCCAAAAGATGAGGGCTGACATTTTCGGCTTCGGCGAAGAGATCGAACGCCACAATCCACGGAAATGGAAACATATCCATGACCAATGGGAGCGAATTTATCCTTCGATACAAGCCAACGTGCAGGTTAAGGTGAGAATCCGTCAAATTGGGATGAACAGTGTGCCCGTCGGCAAATCCTGA
- a CDS encoding GerAB/ArcD/ProY family transporter, with product MIEKGKISAAQLGLLFYSIVAYDGILYIPKITGKEAGHDLWLSPIWAHLLGLLFILAMLRLSSMFPKETIIQYSERLLGPWLGKVVGVVVILYGINLTSVVLREFGDFISAVFLRKTPPFIAIGGIVLLVTYAVRGGLEVLGRLAQLFLPLTFLVFGLLIILSIPEWEVNNILPIMGKGIVPSLKGAITPLSWFAGYIMLGLYFPFVSNQRKTTAYAILTWFGIMVTLSVSGLISVFLFGKHVSTLNYPFIEVVRYIGFGKFIQHVDALLLIVWLPGTFIQLTSYLYTASLGASQLLGLTQYRQLVFPIGLITLVMSMWRTSGIDKFETYLGTSQVIFDFFYIALGLLLFLAALIRKRVKRMLR from the coding sequence ATGATAGAGAAAGGTAAGATTTCCGCGGCGCAGCTAGGTCTTCTTTTTTATTCGATAGTGGCCTACGACGGAATCCTGTATATTCCGAAAATAACGGGAAAGGAAGCTGGGCACGATTTGTGGTTATCACCGATCTGGGCTCATCTGCTCGGTTTGCTATTTATACTAGCGATGCTTCGGCTCAGCAGTATGTTTCCGAAGGAAACCATCATTCAGTACAGCGAGCGGCTGCTTGGACCTTGGCTGGGCAAAGTCGTGGGGGTTGTAGTCATACTATATGGTATTAATCTGACGTCTGTTGTATTAAGGGAATTTGGTGACTTTATTTCGGCCGTCTTTTTACGAAAAACACCACCCTTTATCGCCATTGGGGGGATTGTCTTACTTGTAACCTACGCCGTTAGAGGAGGTCTGGAGGTTTTAGGACGGCTAGCACAATTGTTCCTGCCGCTAACTTTCTTGGTGTTCGGACTGCTGATCATCTTGTCAATTCCGGAATGGGAAGTAAATAATATCTTGCCAATTATGGGCAAAGGGATCGTACCTTCCCTTAAGGGGGCCATTACTCCTTTGAGTTGGTTCGCCGGATATATAATGCTCGGACTTTATTTTCCGTTCGTATCGAACCAGAGAAAAACGACAGCGTATGCAATATTAACCTGGTTTGGGATTATGGTTACATTGTCTGTCTCTGGACTCATATCCGTTTTTCTCTTTGGCAAGCATGTCAGCACATTGAATTATCCATTTATTGAGGTCGTTCGATATATAGGGTTTGGTAAATTTATCCAGCATGTCGATGCTCTACTGCTGATCGTTTGGCTCCCCGGCACGTTCATCCAGTTAACCTCCTATCTGTACACGGCATCGCTGGGGGCGAGTCAGTTGCTTGGACTCACACAATATCGCCAGCTTGTGTTTCCAATAGGTTTGATTACACTGGTGATGAGTATGTGGCGAACTTCCGGCATTGACAAATTCGAAACCTATTTGGGAACAAGCCAAGTCATATTTGATTTCTTCTACATCGCTCTGGGGCTTCTTCTTTTCCTAGCGGCATTGATTCGAAAGCGAGTAAAGCGGATGTTACGTTAA
- the catA gene encoding type A chloramphenicol O-acetyltransferase, which produces MFNPIVLNQWDRTPYFEHYLNRVRCTYSMTANLDITLLHAELKLKGMKLYPALIHMITTVVNTHREFRTCLDAEGIVGYWDSMSPSYTIFHEDEKTFSTLWTEYHRNFQVFHNRYLADMDQYKNNKQFVAKSNEPPNTFPVSSIPWVNFTGFNLNIYNEGTYLLPIFTMGKYVQQDNKIGLPLSVQLHHAVCDGYHAGVMFNELQSLADRCHEWCC; this is translated from the coding sequence ATGTTTAATCCAATTGTGTTAAATCAGTGGGATAGAACGCCTTATTTTGAACATTATTTGAATCGGGTCAGATGCACTTACAGTATGACGGCAAACCTTGATATCACCCTACTGCACGCTGAACTTAAGCTTAAAGGGATGAAGCTGTATCCTGCTCTTATTCACATGATCACTACCGTGGTCAACACACACAGGGAATTCCGCACCTGTTTGGATGCCGAAGGCATTGTGGGTTATTGGGACAGCATGTCCCCCAGCTACACCATTTTTCATGAGGATGAGAAGACATTCTCAACATTGTGGACGGAATATCATAGAAATTTCCAGGTGTTCCACAATCGTTATCTGGCGGATATGGATCAATACAAAAACAATAAGCAGTTTGTCGCCAAATCCAATGAACCGCCCAATACTTTTCCTGTTTCCAGTATTCCCTGGGTGAACTTTACTGGGTTTAATCTGAATATTTACAATGAAGGTACCTATTTGTTACCCATTTTCACTATGGGAAAATATGTACAGCAAGACAATAAAATAGGGCTTCCCTTATCCGTCCAATTACACCACGCCGTGTGCGACGGCTACCATGCCGGTGTAATGTTTAATGAGTTACAGTCACTGGCTGATCGCTGTCATGAATGGTGTTGTTAA
- a CDS encoding flavin reductase family protein, with product MRKPIDEPLFYSYPGMVAVVTSRHEGVQNVMASGWHTYIGSSPGIYGISLRKETYSYHLIEQSKAFGVHFLPGHRSEWIQAAGTYSGRDTDKFSKFGIIYEDGIKVDVPILTDAYFAYECKVMDITTYGDHEWIAGEVMQRYQDPDYFLENGMVDLHKLQIPMYIGRSAYRILDAGAEEKTHPFYF from the coding sequence ATGCGGAAACCGATAGATGAACCGTTATTTTATTCGTATCCTGGAATGGTGGCGGTGGTCACATCCCGTCATGAGGGGGTGCAAAATGTAATGGCCTCAGGCTGGCATACCTATATTGGCTCGTCTCCCGGGATATACGGCATATCGCTGCGAAAGGAGACGTATTCTTACCATTTGATCGAGCAGAGCAAGGCGTTTGGGGTCCATTTTCTACCGGGCCATCGATCCGAGTGGATACAGGCAGCAGGTACATACAGTGGAAGAGATACGGATAAATTTTCAAAGTTCGGCATTATATATGAGGATGGGATCAAGGTAGATGTACCCATACTGACCGATGCTTATTTTGCTTATGAGTGCAAGGTGATGGACATAACAACGTACGGAGATCATGAATGGATCGCGGGCGAAGTGATGCAGCGGTATCAGGACCCCGATTATTTCTTGGAAAATGGGATGGTGGATTTGCACAAATTGCAGATTCCCATGTACATCGGACGTTCCGCTTATCGAATACTTGATGCTGGCGCGGAAGAGAAAACACATCCATTTTACTTCTAG
- a CDS encoding acyltransferase family protein, with translation MSQSLKSKRHMNGLDGLRAIAVLAVIGYHLNLSFIPGGLLGVGIFFVLSGYLITDILLTQWQEQGRISLGDFWIRRVRRLLPGMLTMTAAVMIWLLCTDPSRLAALRGDIVSGVLYISNWWYIFHHVSYFESFGPPSPFGHFWSLAVEEQFYIVWPLLLVAAILLFKRKGWLVVFIVVAAELSAGAMAIMYNPDLDPSRVYYGTDTRAFALLAGAALAVVWPSRKLSSSLASVHRNVLDLSGVAALTLLIYMMLNSSEYDPSLYQGGMVLQAIATTLLVAVLAHPSSLLARFIGAKPMRWIGERSYGLYLWHYPVIILTSPAVDTGGAHPVRMVLQVAATVALASLSLRYIENPIRYNGFRASWSRLWGRGKATGIRNVWWKRAGLLMSILLMSFTVSQMMITSAANSDSHSVSMSTALNGDHSVVEERGQDVLPAAVNTPVSVNKPEPQKNDKPAENAGDSSGKGEQQPTKPDKTPEPEEPKSGEEKGNAPDDSNNTAGQAKGTNDQRDPTDNSDGSSNQQPEDPVNTSESSKDEGETAPPSKDGKVHYTVIGDSVILDAKPYLEQNISGVYVDGHIGRQMWEAADVLNGLERNNQLGSRVVLELGTNGSFNSKSLNSVLDNLKDEKHVYLVTVRVPRPWERAVNKALNEASSDYSNVSLIDWHSASEGHDEYFEKDGVHLTTEGSEAFAALVKESLE, from the coding sequence ATGTCACAATCATTGAAAAGCAAGCGGCATATGAACGGACTGGATGGCTTGCGAGCCATCGCTGTGCTTGCAGTAATAGGGTATCATTTGAATTTGAGTTTTATCCCGGGCGGTCTGCTCGGTGTAGGCATTTTCTTTGTTCTCTCAGGTTATTTGATCACAGACATCCTCTTGACACAATGGCAGGAGCAAGGCCGGATATCGCTGGGTGATTTCTGGATTCGAAGAGTTAGGCGCCTGTTACCCGGGATGCTCACCATGACTGCAGCGGTAATGATCTGGCTGTTATGCACGGACCCTTCCCGGCTCGCTGCTCTGCGCGGTGACATTGTCTCGGGCGTATTATACATAAGTAATTGGTGGTACATCTTTCATCACGTTTCCTATTTCGAAAGTTTCGGCCCGCCTTCACCCTTTGGACATTTCTGGTCGCTGGCGGTGGAAGAACAATTCTATATCGTATGGCCTCTTTTACTGGTTGCGGCCATCCTTTTGTTCAAACGAAAGGGATGGCTGGTCGTTTTTATTGTCGTGGCAGCCGAATTGTCAGCAGGGGCAATGGCCATCATGTATAATCCGGATCTGGACCCGAGCCGTGTTTATTATGGAACAGACACAAGAGCATTTGCTCTCCTGGCAGGTGCTGCACTGGCCGTGGTATGGCCGAGTCGCAAGCTGTCGTCGTCCCTTGCCAGCGTCCATCGGAACGTTCTGGACCTATCAGGGGTAGCTGCGCTGACTCTGTTAATCTACATGATGCTGAATAGCAGTGAGTATGATCCTTCATTATATCAAGGAGGAATGGTGCTTCAGGCCATAGCGACGACATTGCTCGTAGCTGTATTGGCCCATCCTTCATCCTTACTTGCGCGATTCATTGGCGCTAAGCCAATGCGCTGGATCGGTGAACGGTCCTATGGATTATACTTGTGGCACTATCCTGTCATTATTCTAACAAGTCCAGCGGTAGACACGGGCGGAGCACATCCTGTTCGAATGGTTTTGCAGGTTGCAGCAACGGTTGCGCTTGCCTCCTTGTCACTTAGATATATTGAAAATCCAATTCGTTATAACGGATTCCGTGCTTCCTGGTCCCGATTATGGGGAAGAGGAAAAGCAACGGGTATCCGTAATGTATGGTGGAAGCGAGCCGGATTACTGATGAGCATTCTGCTGATGTCATTTACCGTGTCACAGATGATGATCACTTCTGCGGCGAACTCCGATTCCCATTCGGTATCGATGTCTACCGCCCTGAATGGAGACCATTCCGTTGTGGAGGAAAGAGGGCAGGATGTTCTCCCGGCAGCAGTGAATACGCCGGTTTCCGTCAACAAACCTGAACCGCAGAAAAACGATAAACCTGCGGAGAATGCTGGAGATTCATCAGGCAAAGGGGAGCAGCAACCAACGAAGCCCGATAAAACTCCAGAGCCAGAAGAACCGAAATCAGGCGAGGAGAAAGGGAACGCCCCTGACGACTCGAACAACACAGCGGGTCAAGCCAAAGGTACCAACGATCAACGTGATCCAACTGATAATTCGGATGGGAGCAGTAACCAACAACCCGAAGATCCTGTCAATACGTCTGAATCGTCCAAAGACGAAGGGGAAACAGCCCCTCCATCCAAAGACGGAAAGGTTCATTACACAGTCATTGGAGACTCGGTTATTCTGGACGCGAAACCTTATCTCGAACAAAATATATCGGGAGTTTATGTGGACGGTCACATCGGACGTCAGATGTGGGAGGCTGCCGATGTTCTGAATGGTCTGGAGAGAAACAACCAATTGGGCAGCCGGGTTGTGCTGGAGCTGGGAACGAACGGTTCATTTAATTCGAAAAGCCTGAATTCCGTACTGGATAATTTGAAGGATGAAAAACATGTGTATTTGGTTACCGTACGGGTACCTCGTCCGTGGGAAAGAGCAGTCAATAAAGCGTTGAATGAAGCATCTTCCGACTACAGTAACGTTTCACTGATTGATTGGCACAGTGCAAGCGAGGGACATGACGAATATTTTGAAAAAGATGGTGTACATCTAACCACGGAAGGTTCAGAAGCTTTTGCAGCACTCGTGAAAGAAAGTTTGGAATAA
- a CDS encoding extracellular solute-binding protein, whose protein sequence is MWKKWLSGIMAMALFSIVLAGCGGGDSSEGSGSKDKVTVTLWHNWTGQDAKAVAMRKIIDDFRASHPDIEVVDEGLPTDGLKTRLRTVAAANEMPDLFVMWPDAMTKEFVKGDLLQPINAELDAKPEWKDNFIPNALDGYTVDGNIYSVPMNLAPSSFIYYNEALFKQYNVKVPETWAELEQAIATFNENKVIPMALGNKANWVAQSTIFSTLADRITGTDWFLKAAAQDGASFTDPQFVEALNKMQELGNSKAFQDGFNSIDETQMMQLYFQGKAAMVMNGGWALANLVNNAPEDVLKNTHITILPPVDGGQGEPRTTSGVVGTGLGVSKKLEGAQKDAAMELFYALAGPDGQKATLDSSTLVSYKIDLDKSKAHPLFVELYDLMQEVKINPVYDSKLGSATVEVINNGLQELLMGGKAEDIAAKIQAAQANAVGNE, encoded by the coding sequence ATGTGGAAAAAATGGCTTTCGGGAATAATGGCTATGGCGTTGTTTTCCATCGTTCTGGCTGGTTGCGGCGGCGGTGACAGCTCAGAAGGTAGCGGCAGCAAGGATAAAGTAACCGTCACACTCTGGCACAATTGGACCGGGCAGGATGCCAAAGCGGTAGCGATGCGTAAAATTATTGATGACTTCCGTGCGTCACATCCGGATATCGAAGTCGTGGATGAAGGTCTGCCTACAGATGGCCTCAAAACCAGACTCCGGACCGTGGCGGCGGCTAATGAAATGCCGGATTTGTTTGTTATGTGGCCGGATGCGATGACCAAGGAATTTGTAAAAGGGGATCTGCTGCAGCCGATCAATGCCGAGTTGGACGCAAAGCCGGAGTGGAAGGACAATTTTATACCTAACGCGCTGGACGGATATACCGTGGACGGGAATATCTACTCTGTGCCGATGAATCTGGCACCAAGTTCCTTCATCTATTACAACGAGGCGCTGTTCAAACAGTATAACGTGAAAGTGCCTGAGACATGGGCCGAGCTGGAACAGGCGATTGCTACGTTCAATGAAAACAAGGTCATACCAATGGCGCTGGGCAACAAGGCGAATTGGGTAGCTCAATCGACCATCTTCAGTACGCTGGCTGATCGGATTACGGGTACAGACTGGTTTCTGAAAGCAGCAGCACAGGATGGCGCGAGCTTCACCGATCCGCAGTTTGTTGAAGCACTGAACAAAATGCAGGAACTTGGCAACAGCAAGGCATTCCAGGACGGATTCAACAGTATCGACGAGACTCAAATGATGCAGCTGTACTTCCAGGGCAAAGCGGCCATGGTCATGAACGGTGGGTGGGCGCTGGCGAACCTGGTGAATAACGCACCTGAAGATGTGTTGAAAAACACGCACATTACAATTCTTCCCCCAGTGGATGGAGGTCAGGGTGAGCCGAGAACAACATCCGGTGTTGTAGGAACCGGGCTGGGTGTGAGCAAAAAGCTGGAAGGCGCCCAAAAGGATGCAGCCATGGAGCTGTTCTACGCCTTGGCAGGACCTGATGGTCAGAAGGCCACACTGGACAGCAGTACGCTGGTCAGTTACAAGATCGATCTGGACAAATCCAAGGCACATCCATTGTTCGTTGAATTGTACGATCTGATGCAGGAAGTGAAAATTAATCCGGTTTACGATTCCAAGCTGGGATCGGCAACGGTTGAAGTCATTAATAACGGATTGCAGGAGCTGCTCATGGGCGGGAAAGCCGAAGATATTGCGGCTAAAATTCAGGCTGCTCAGGCGAACGCGGTTGGTAATGAATAA
- a CDS encoding carbohydrate ABC transporter permease → MNALRSRRFIMLGLAPAVIIYALFVFVPVVWSAYYGFFNWSGIGESKYIGLDNYVEIWHDPVFWRALKNNVIFVLASVFGQIPLALMLAVILHKSNPLQRFLRSAVFLPMVLSTVVIGMIWQYIYHPQIGILNFLLDALGLESWKLQWLSDDKIAIFSLVPPLLWSFVGLYLIIFISALQNIPGEIHDAAKIDGASGLRKLVSISLPMIWGTVQVAIILCISGSLKSFDLVYIMTKGGPAHATELLATYMYNSTFTTYRYGFGSAISTTIVLISLLLIGTSQWVTSRKRKEN, encoded by the coding sequence ATGAACGCACTGCGCAGTCGGCGTTTTATTATGCTGGGGCTTGCCCCGGCAGTCATTATTTATGCGTTGTTTGTATTTGTGCCAGTTGTGTGGTCAGCGTATTATGGCTTCTTCAACTGGTCCGGTATCGGAGAATCGAAATATATTGGTCTGGATAACTATGTGGAAATATGGCATGATCCCGTATTTTGGCGGGCACTGAAAAATAACGTTATTTTTGTTCTCGCGTCGGTATTTGGACAAATTCCGTTGGCGCTGATGCTCGCGGTCATTTTACACAAAAGCAATCCATTACAGCGCTTCCTGCGCTCAGCCGTATTTCTGCCGATGGTATTGTCCACGGTCGTCATTGGCATGATCTGGCAATATATCTATCATCCGCAGATCGGGATACTGAACTTCCTGCTGGACGCACTCGGGCTGGAGAGTTGGAAGCTGCAATGGCTGTCCGATGACAAAATCGCGATTTTCTCGCTGGTGCCGCCGCTGCTCTGGAGCTTTGTCGGCTTGTATCTGATTATCTTCATCTCGGCACTGCAAAACATTCCAGGCGAGATTCATGATGCCGCCAAGATTGACGGTGCATCGGGACTTCGCAAGCTGGTATCCATTTCTTTGCCCATGATTTGGGGAACGGTGCAGGTGGCAATCATTCTGTGCATCTCGGGCAGTCTGAAGTCCTTCGACCTGGTGTACATCATGACCAAAGGTGGACCGGCTCATGCAACGGAGCTGCTTGCTACGTATATGTATAATTCAACCTTTACCACGTACCGTTATGGCTTCGGTAGTGCCATCTCAACGACCATCGTGCTGATTTCCCTGCTGCTTATTGGAACAAGCCAGTGGGTAACCAGTCGCAAACGAAAAGAGAACTAA
- a CDS encoding carbohydrate ABC transporter permease has product MPSPGRTTGYSAHRLRSGIVWTLLTVYGILTLYPFYWLVISAFKTNEDFYSRPFGLPEKWNFENFSNAWESSRLGTAFGNSLIVSVGSLILTLFIAALSSFILARFQFRWKGLIMTFFVVGMLIPIHSTLVPLFILMKQMSLLNTYWALILPYTAFALPTAIFVLTAYLTSVPRDIEEAAFIDGTGLWGLFTRIMLPMSVPALSTVTILSFLHAWNDFSFALVFINKTGLKTLPLAIANFADGYQTDYGLTLAAMTLSVIPTIILYLVFQEQVMKGMTAGAVKG; this is encoded by the coding sequence ATGCCATCGCCTGGACGTACGACAGGTTATTCGGCTCACCGCTTGCGCAGCGGAATTGTTTGGACGCTGCTGACGGTCTATGGTATTTTAACATTGTATCCGTTTTACTGGCTTGTGATCAGTGCGTTCAAGACGAATGAAGATTTCTACAGCAGGCCCTTTGGTCTCCCGGAGAAATGGAACTTCGAGAACTTCAGCAATGCCTGGGAAAGTTCCAGGTTGGGCACGGCATTTGGCAATTCACTGATTGTGTCCGTTGGTTCACTTATTTTGACGCTGTTTATCGCAGCACTTTCTTCATTTATATTGGCACGCTTCCAATTTCGCTGGAAAGGGCTGATCATGACCTTTTTTGTTGTGGGCATGCTGATTCCCATTCATAGTACGCTCGTTCCATTGTTCATTCTGATGAAACAGATGTCCCTGCTAAATACGTATTGGGCGCTGATCCTGCCGTATACGGCGTTTGCATTGCCAACCGCAATTTTTGTGCTTACTGCCTATTTGACAAGTGTACCGCGTGACATTGAAGAGGCTGCATTTATCGATGGAACAGGTCTTTGGGGATTGTTCACCCGCATCATGCTTCCGATGTCAGTTCCTGCCTTGTCAACGGTCACGATTCTGAGTTTCCTGCATGCGTGGAATGACTTTTCATTTGCACTCGTGTTTATTAACAAAACCGGATTGAAAACGTTACCGCTGGCTATTGCGAACTTTGCTGACGGTTATCAGACGGATTACGGATTGACGCTTGCCGCCATGACGCTGTCGGTGATTCCGACCATTATTCTGTACCTTGTATTCCAGGAGCAGGTCATGAAAGGCATGACAGCGGGAGCTGTCAAAGGTTAA
- a CDS encoding cache domain-containing sensor histidine kinase yields the protein MGRWLTSSLQRKLSVVVTASMIVPLLVLGLFAFLISSRITEQKTKLSGMDTLKQVEANLRYMLQDAENLSIFLIGERDIQQYLSRNEDHELDRVDILGRMTNLAASKKYIANIAIYPDRFDATLTTATWYESSNVAYPPAPHGDAVKAWTGVYPVQNYAGIQNVITLVRPIRSIHDYRPIGWLAISLDEKAISKDWAALGLGRGEGRLELIGPTGEILSSMDKSRLGKSLDQIEPGVQTLIQQGGSGTTTYGSGEDKRTLLYYPEQLTGWTLTGTVPYDQYKSENGYILILTAVAVTMSAAISAGLVWFTVRRVTRPLRVLTRHLSRIDPDRPLPLFRAESDDEIGRLGESYNLLGAHIESLKEEVIRGEARKKEADLRALQAQINPHFLYNTLSSIHWIALMSEEKKIADMVEGLSDFLRISLNQGKEYCPVGQEIAHIRHYVRVQSIRFPDKFAVHYIVDPALEQRMMLKLLLQPLVENAMIHGIQPKEGMGTITIMIRQDEERLNVLVLDDGAGMEPDRLDQIRRSLVPSDEQEQHHSNRLWTEKEPIQQVSQGGYGLRNVNERLLLHYGAEAQLEVDSRVGGGTRISFSIPILEESP from the coding sequence TTGGGACGCTGGCTCACATCTTCATTGCAGAGGAAGCTCTCGGTTGTTGTGACGGCTTCCATGATTGTGCCGCTGCTGGTGCTGGGTCTGTTCGCCTTCCTGATCTCTTCCCGCATCACAGAACAAAAAACCAAGTTGTCTGGCATGGATACGCTAAAGCAAGTAGAAGCGAATCTTCGTTACATGCTTCAGGACGCAGAGAACCTGTCGATTTTCCTGATCGGGGAACGGGATATCCAGCAGTATCTGAGCCGTAATGAGGACCATGAGCTGGACCGTGTCGATATCCTGGGCAGGATGACCAATCTGGCTGCCTCCAAAAAATATATTGCCAACATTGCAATCTATCCGGACCGTTTCGATGCAACACTGACTACGGCTACATGGTATGAATCATCCAATGTAGCTTATCCTCCTGCTCCACATGGAGATGCGGTCAAAGCGTGGACAGGTGTCTATCCGGTTCAGAATTATGCGGGTATCCAAAATGTAATCACATTGGTTCGGCCCATTCGCAGTATCCATGACTATCGGCCGATTGGATGGCTGGCGATCAGCCTGGATGAAAAGGCGATCTCCAAAGACTGGGCCGCGCTGGGGCTGGGCAGAGGAGAAGGGCGGCTTGAGCTGATTGGACCAACTGGAGAGATTTTGTCTTCCATGGACAAATCCCGTCTTGGAAAGTCACTGGATCAGATTGAACCGGGTGTACAGACGCTGATTCAGCAAGGGGGTAGCGGAACGACCACATATGGCAGCGGAGAGGATAAACGTACTTTGCTCTATTACCCGGAACAGCTGACAGGGTGGACGTTAACCGGAACAGTACCTTATGACCAATACAAGTCGGAAAATGGCTATATCCTTATTCTCACTGCGGTTGCTGTTACCATGTCTGCTGCGATCAGTGCCGGGCTTGTCTGGTTTACCGTACGCCGTGTGACAAGACCGCTCCGGGTACTGACCCGACATCTGTCCCGGATCGATCCGGATCGGCCGCTGCCTTTGTTCCGGGCCGAAAGTGATGATGAGATTGGACGGCTAGGAGAGAGTTATAATCTGCTCGGCGCACATATCGAAAGCCTGAAGGAAGAGGTTATACGCGGGGAGGCTCGCAAGAAGGAAGCTGATCTTAGAGCCCTACAGGCGCAGATCAATCCTCATTTCCTGTATAACACCCTTTCGTCCATCCACTGGATTGCCTTGATGTCGGAAGAGAAAAAAATTGCAGATATGGTCGAGGGCTTGAGTGATTTCCTGCGTATCAGTTTGAATCAGGGTAAGGAATACTGCCCAGTAGGACAAGAGATTGCTCATATTCGTCACTATGTCCGCGTGCAATCCATCCGTTTTCCCGACAAGTTCGCTGTGCATTATATTGTTGATCCGGCACTTGAACAGCGGATGATGCTGAAATTGCTGCTCCAGCCGCTTGTAGAGAATGCGATGATTCATGGCATTCAGCCGAAAGAAGGCATGGGAACGATTACGATTATGATCCGCCAGGACGAGGAACGGCTGAATGTGCTGGTCCTGGATGACGGTGCGGGCATGGAGCCGGACAGGCTGGATCAGATTAGACGTAGTCTTGTGCCATCAGATGAGCAAGAGCAGCATCATTCAAACCGCCTTTGGACGGAAAAGGAGCCAATACAGCAAGTTTCCCAAGGTGGTTACGGACTCCGCAATGTGAACGAGAGACTACTGCTTCATTATGGAGCTGAGGCACAGCTTGAAGTGGACAGCCGGGTCGGTGGTGGAACCCGGATTTCATTTTCCATTCCAATCCTGGAGGAATCGCCATGA